The following proteins are encoded in a genomic region of Arachis stenosperma cultivar V10309 chromosome 4, arast.V10309.gnm1.PFL2, whole genome shotgun sequence:
- the LOC130976904 gene encoding uncharacterized protein LOC130976904, protein MIGVGKMKQYTNVLDKPLTKGKQEVSLSAFAFLFSELVQYNQTQVDNIGELERRLEDAGYAVGARVLELLCHRDKGNRRETRLLGILSFVHSTVWKVLFGKVADSLEKGTEHEDEYMISEKELLVNRFISIPKDMGTFNCGAFVAGIVRGVLDGAGFPAVVTAHFVPVEGQQRPRTTILIKFAEEVLHREARLG, encoded by the exons ATGATCGGTGTGGGAAAGATGAAGCAGTATACTAATGTCCTCGACAAGCCTCTCACCAAGGGCAAGCAAGAG GTTAGTCTGAGTGCATTTGCGTTCTTGTTCTCTGAGCTTGTCCAGTACAACCAAACTCAGGTTGACAACATTGGTGAGCTTGAACGAAG ACTGGAGGATGCTGGATATGCAGTAGGGGCCCGAGTTCTAGAGCTGCTTTGCCACAGGGATAAG GGAAATAGAAGGGAGACACGACTGTTAGGAATTCTCTCTTTTGTACACAGTACAGTGTGGAAAGTACTATTCGGAAAG GTAGCAGACTCTCTGGAAAAAGGAACTGAACATGAAGATGAATACATGATCAGTGAAAAGGAGCTCCTAGTAAACAG ATTCATTTCTATTCCAAAGGATATGGGAACGTTTAATTGTGGAGCGTTTGTTGCTGGAATAGTACGG GGTGTTCTGGACGGTGCCGGGTTTCCAGCTGTTGTAACTGCTCATTTTGTGCCTGTGGAAGGCCAACAACGACCTAGGACAACGATTTTGATAAAATTTGCTGAAGAG GTGTTGCATAGAGAAGCAAGATTAGGCTGA